In Dromiciops gliroides isolate mDroGli1 chromosome 4, mDroGli1.pri, whole genome shotgun sequence, one DNA window encodes the following:
- the RAP1A gene encoding ras-related protein Rap-1A isoform X1: protein MREYKLVVLGSGGVGKSALTVQFVQGIFVEKYDPTIEDSYRKQVEVDCQQCMLEILDTAGTEQFTAMRDLYMKNGQGFALVYSITAQSTFNDLQDLREQILRVKDTEDVPMILVGNKCDLEDERVVGKEQGQNLARQWCNCAFLESSAKSKINVNEIFYDLVRQINRKTPVEKKKPKKKSCLLL from the exons ATGCGTGAGTACAAGCTAGTGGTCCTTGGTTCAGGAGGCGTGGGGAAGTCTGCTTTG acaGTACAGTTTGTCCAAGGAATCTTTGTTGAAAAATATGACCCTACAATAGAAGACTCCTACAGAAAG caAGTTGAAGTTGATTGCCAACAGTGTATGCTTGAAATCCTCGATACAGCAGGGACA gAGCAATTTACAGCAATGAGAGATCTGTATATGAAGAATGGCCAAGGGTTTGCACTAGTATATTCTATTACAGCTCAGTCCACGTTTAATGACTTACAGGACTTGAGGGAACAGATTTTACGAGTTAAAGATACAGAAGAT GTTCCAATGATTTTGGTTGGCAATAAATGTGACCTGGAAGATGAGCGAGTAGTTGGCAAAGAACAGGGTCAGAATTTAGCAAGACAGTGGTGTAACTGTGCCTTTTTAGAGTCTTCTGCAAAGTCAAAGATCAACGTTAACGAG ataTTTTATGACCTGGTcagacaaataaatagaaaaacacCAGTGGAAAAGAAGAAACCTAAAAAGAAATCCTGCCTGCTGCTTTAG
- the RAP1A gene encoding ras-related protein Rap-1A isoform X2, with product MLEILDTAGTEQFTAMRDLYMKNGQGFALVYSITAQSTFNDLQDLREQILRVKDTEDVPMILVGNKCDLEDERVVGKEQGQNLARQWCNCAFLESSAKSKINVNEIFYDLVRQINRKTPVEKKKPKKKSCLLL from the exons ATGCTTGAAATCCTCGATACAGCAGGGACA gAGCAATTTACAGCAATGAGAGATCTGTATATGAAGAATGGCCAAGGGTTTGCACTAGTATATTCTATTACAGCTCAGTCCACGTTTAATGACTTACAGGACTTGAGGGAACAGATTTTACGAGTTAAAGATACAGAAGAT GTTCCAATGATTTTGGTTGGCAATAAATGTGACCTGGAAGATGAGCGAGTAGTTGGCAAAGAACAGGGTCAGAATTTAGCAAGACAGTGGTGTAACTGTGCCTTTTTAGAGTCTTCTGCAAAGTCAAAGATCAACGTTAACGAG ataTTTTATGACCTGGTcagacaaataaatagaaaaacacCAGTGGAAAAGAAGAAACCTAAAAAGAAATCCTGCCTGCTGCTTTAG